From a region of the Trichoderma atroviride chromosome 6, complete sequence genome:
- a CDS encoding uncharacterized protein (SECRETED:SignalP(1-18)), with product MILAVLPVALAATGTLNARDAAREAAALAAREDACEKWQECLGHGYGFCDPCECHPEFTKCTTGGRPYG from the exons ATGATCCTCGCCGTCCTCCCTGTGgctcttgctgccactgGAACCCTTAACGCCAGGGATGCTGCCAGAGAGGCCGCTGCGCTTGCTGCTAGAGAAGATGCCTGCGAGAAATgg caAGAGTGTCTAGGCCATGGGTATGGTTTTTGCGACCCCTGCGAGTGCCATCCCGAATTCACCAAATGCACAACAGGTGGTAGACCATATGGTTAG
- a CDS encoding uncharacterized protein (EggNog:ENOG41), which yields MASGTSWNFRRSRPLIQALFTSFPTTLHHYSPSRNLAEQSYYRSAHAFSRDHEVVVYKDGLVYPAVNGNDSTNGAVMYTDFVMQNFARAWIEEGSCKTGKQYIYSIPEGTPIPSHLILIQEWANSRFSLQPAHGIPLTELNQALGEFYNKHATKRKVRKWIKSNPCQEDLEGEAEKKWMKRWMGIRNIRQDR from the exons ATGGCTTCTGGCACTTCCTGGAACTTTCGGAGATCTCGGCCCTTGATTCAAGCATTATTTACTTCATTTCCTACAACTCTGCACCACTATAGCCCTAGTCGGAACCTCGCGGAACAAAGCTACTACCGCTCAGCGCACGCTTTTTCCCGCGACCATGAGGTTGTTGTATACAAGGATGGCCTTGTGTATCCAGCCGTAAATGGCAACGATT CAACAAACGGGGCAGTCATGTATACTGACTTTGTCATGCAAAATTTTGCCCGTGCGTGGATTGAGGAAGGAAGCTGTAAAACAGGGAAACAATACATCTACAGTATCCCAGAAG GAACTCCAATTCCCAGCCACCTAATTCTAATCCAAGAGTGGGCCAACTCCAGATTTTCACTTCAGCCAGCACATGGCATACCTCTCACAG AATTAAACCAAGCGTTGGGCGAGTTCTATAACAAGCACGCCACCAAGAGGAAAGTTCGCAAGTGGATTAAATCGAACCCGTGCCAAGAAGACCTCGAAGGcgaagctgagaagaagtGGATGAAAAGGTGGATGGGAATAAGAAACATTAGGCAAGATCGCTGA